A region of the Deltaproteobacteria bacterium genome:
TTTGAAAAAGCCCTGATCCGGGCCGGCGGGTGGGTGGAATACGCCGACCAAAACTATTGATACCCACCGGTCCGATATGATATAACACCGGCCCATCATAACCTTCATAAGGAATGACCCTGTGCCTGGACCGGGCAGATATCAATAAGGACATACGCATGACCAGAGACTGGAATTTTGACGAAGAGGTGGATCGGAGCCAGACCGCTTCCATGAAATGGGAACCGGAAGTGCTGAACCGGGTGTTCGGAAAAGGCAGAGACACGCTTTTGCCCCTGTGGGTCGCGGACATGGATTTCCACTGCCACCCGGCCATCCGCAGGGCCATGGAAAAACGGCTGGCCCACCAGATCTACGGGTACAGCCTCAAGGACCCGGCCTACCTTCCGGCCCTGATTTCCTGGTACCGGCGCAGGCACCAGTGGGAGATCCAGGCACCGTGGGTGCTCACCACCCCGGGTGTGGTGCCGGCCGTCAACTACATCATCCAGCGGTTTTCCCAGCCTGGCGACAAGGTGCTGATCCAGACACCGGTCTACTATCCGTTTGCCAGATCCATTCTCAACAACGGGCGGCAGGTGGCGGACAACCCTCTGAAGATCGCGGGTGGCCACTTCCGGATGGACTTTGAGGACCTGGCGGAAAAAGTCAGGGATCCCCGGGTCAAGCTGGCCATCCTGTGCAGCCCCCACAACCCCGTGGGCCGCGTATGGACCCGGGAGGAACTGGACACCTTCGGACGCATCTGTGTCGACAACCAGGTCCTGGTGATCGCGGACGAAATTCACTGCGACCTGGTCATGCCCGGATTCAAGCATGTATGTTTTGCCTCTATTTCAGATGCCTTCGCACACCATTCCATCACGTGCCTGGCGGCCAGCAAGACCTTCAATCTGGCCGGCCTTCACCAGTCCAGCATCATTGTTCCCGATCCTGTTCTGCGCGGAGAACTTCACGCCCACCTGGAGAACTCAGGCTTTGTCAATGCCGATGGCGGGACCCTGTTCGGGGCCGTGGCTGCGGCCGCGGCCTACAATGAGG
Encoded here:
- a CDS encoding pyridoxal phosphate-dependent aminotransferase, with the protein product MRMTRDWNFDEEVDRSQTASMKWEPEVLNRVFGKGRDTLLPLWVADMDFHCHPAIRRAMEKRLAHQIYGYSLKDPAYLPALISWYRRRHQWEIQAPWVLTTPGVVPAVNYIIQRFSQPGDKVLIQTPVYYPFARSILNNGRQVADNPLKIAGGHFRMDFEDLAEKVRDPRVKLAILCSPHNPVGRVWTREELDTFGRICVDNQVLVIADEIHCDLVMPGFKHVCFASISDAFAHHSITCLAASKTFNLAGLHQSSIIVPDPVLRGELHAHLENSGFVNADGGTLFGAVAAAAAYNEAEPWLEDLILYLHANFTYLKTFLETELPGVFAYVLQGTYLAWVDFNGLGLAE